Proteins found in one Actinokineospora alba genomic segment:
- the trhA gene encoding PAQR family membrane homeostasis protein TrhA: MTEPDRPTKPRMRGVIHFWSFIVSVVTGATLIALAASTVSGVAALATSVYVITVLGLFGVSALYHRRWWVTERARTWMKRLDHSMIFLFIAGTYTPFCLLGMTKPTGYVILGVVWGGALLGVGLKLLWPHAPRWLGTPIYIALGWVAVFVLPELLRSAGVAALVLILIGGAFYTVGAVFYATKWPNPWPGVFGHHEFFHAATVIAALCHYVAIWLVLYS, encoded by the coding sequence ATGACCGAACCGGATCGGCCCACCAAGCCGCGGATGCGCGGTGTCATCCATTTCTGGTCGTTCATCGTGTCCGTGGTGACCGGCGCGACCCTTATCGCGCTCGCCGCGTCCACGGTGTCCGGCGTCGCCGCGCTCGCCACGTCTGTGTATGTCATCACCGTGCTCGGCCTGTTCGGCGTGAGCGCGCTCTACCACCGCCGCTGGTGGGTGACCGAGCGCGCGCGGACGTGGATGAAGCGGCTCGACCACTCGATGATCTTCCTGTTCATCGCGGGCACGTACACCCCGTTCTGCCTGCTCGGCATGACCAAGCCGACCGGGTACGTGATCCTCGGCGTCGTCTGGGGCGGTGCGCTGCTCGGTGTCGGGCTGAAGCTGCTGTGGCCGCACGCCCCGCGCTGGCTGGGCACCCCCATCTACATCGCCCTGGGCTGGGTCGCGGTGTTCGTACTCCCCGAACTGCTCCGCAGCGCCGGTGTAGCCGCCCTGGTCCTGATCCTGATCGGCGGCGCCTTCTACACCGTCGGCGCGGTCTTCTACGCGACGAAGTGGCCCAACCCGTGGCCGGGCGTGTTCGGCCACCACGAGTTCTTCCACGCCGCCACCGTCATCGCGGCGCTGTGCCACTACGTCGCGATCTGGCTGGTTCTCTACTCCTAG